GTCCTTTATATTTTTAAATTTTGTAAAGTCTCAGGGTTGTTTTCTTTCATTGAAGCCACCATCCAAAAAACAAGCTGTTGAAAAGGCCGCTGGTATAAATGCGATAGGCAACAAAAGTCCACTTTTAATTTTCATATTTATCCTTTCAAGTTACAAAATCAACTATATTGTTAGGGTTTTTTAATTTTAAAGCTCTATTTTTTATTAAATATTCTAAATTAATTTCCTCAATATTATACTTTGCTATTTGCTCATTAATTAATTTAAAATCATAGCCATTAAATCCACCAATTCTCAGTATTTTCGTTCTATTTTGTGTATTTAGTAGTGATTTTTTATCTTTATCAAGTAAGTCAACTCTAACCAAAATACTCCCTGCTTGGTTATCAAGTCCAATAATTTGAATTGCAAAATCATCAACTCAATCTTTTTCTTGAATACTTGTGCCAACCAGATACTTAAAAATATCAATACCTAGTTTAGTTTTAAATTGTTCTCAAAAATCGCTATTTTTTAAAGCTAAATGAGCTTCATATTTATCCATGGGGCGATTATTAAATAGTGCTAAATAATTTTTTAAACGATAGATTTGAATGCTCATTAATTTTGGCAGTATTTTTTCATAAAATACATTTGGATCAACAACCTCTTTTGGTTTTATCTTAATATCTTTCTCTATTTTTTCATTTCAACCATAAACTAAATTAGAGTTTCAGTCAAAGTCAGCACTTGTTTTGTATTGGGCAAAAGTATGATAATGGGCGTTAATGTCAATTGAATATCATTTATACATCTTTTTAGTGCCATTTATTCGAGTAACTTCAACATCTAATTCAATTAATGATTGCGTGCCATTTAAATATTTATTATTGATTTTAACATTTTTAAGTGTGTATTTAGCATCTATATTTTTGCGCCACTGAGGTACTGATATTTCAAAATTGCTGTACTGATTTTTCAAAAATCAAGCGAATGAGCGAGCTGTTGCGTGATTAAAATTATATTGAGGGTTCACATAGAGTTCATATTGATTATCATTTAGCGTGTATTTGTTGCGATATTTTAAAATTGTGATATCACCAAAATAAGGATTTATGTACTCATTAAATAAAATTTGGTCATCATCAATATCAAGCGTGTGATTGAAATCACTTTTTGAGTTGTAATCCTTAAATAAAGACTGAAATTTTTGACGATTTTGTACATTATTAGGTAATAAAAATAAGTTATCAATATTTCCTATAATCCATTCTTGTTGTCTAATTTCATTAGGTAGCAAACTCTTATTGTCCTTATCTAAAAAATCTATTTTGATTACAGGTGCATTTTTCAAAACTTTACCTTCTACTTTTTCAATGTAGGACACAGGAGTAATTTTTACTTTTTCAATTGAATTTAACTGACCAAAGTCAAATCTTTTTAATTCTAGTAAAATTAATTTTTCTCAATATTCAATTTGCTCATTATTTTTAATTCAGGCCTTCGCCCTTATTCACGAAGGCGGGATAAAATTTGGAATCAATATATTTAAATCATCATTTAGCGCGGATTTAGCAATGCGACTAAATATATTATTAATACCAGGTCAATCAATATTTTCTGTTTTGAAAATGTAATCATAGTTTTTGAATAAAAACTGATACTGATCTGTATCTAAATTGCTTTTATTAGATTCTTCAATATAAACAAAATCATTCTTTTTTTTAAGTTCAAGCTTTATTTTTTTTGGGAAACGAATGTTTGGTGTTATTCGACTTAACCTGTATTTATTTTTAATATATATATCATTGTTTTTAAAAGTAATATCAGACGATTTTAATAATTGGTTGTTTACTTTAGAAAAAATAGGTTGAAAATCATTTATTATTTTCAGTTGATCAAATGTAAAAATTTCATAAATTGAGTTGTTTTGAGTAGTTTTATAGACGATTTTCTCATTTTTTGCAAGTTTAACACTATGATTACAGCTTAATGTTGTAATCACTGTCATAATTGAAATCGGTGCTAAAAATGCTATTTTTTTCAACATTATTCCTCTTTTATTTTAATATCTTCATAATACACTAAATTATCATCACGTGTAGGTTTAATTATTCAAGGTTGAACTAATTCGTATTTAAAGCTCTCTAAATCTACACTGGCACTCAAATTATACGGAACTGAATATAAGATCTTAATCTCATTTATTAAATTAATTATTTCTCAATAAGTTAGCTTTTGATGAATCTGAAAAATAAACTCATTTATTTTTGCTGGATAATTGACTCCAGTTAAAATTTTATCTGTATTTAAATTCCCGAAAAAATTTTCAAAATGTTGTTTAATTTTTGTTAAATTAGGGGTGTTTTTGCTATCAAGAAATTCTAGCGCTCTGATAAGGTTATTGTCCTTAGTAAGAAACAAATTATTTAAATACTCCATTGTATTTTTAGAAACAAATTCATGTTTATTGTAGTATTTTTTAGCCAACTCACTTGAAACATCGACTAATTTTACAATTAGACGAGAATCTAATTCATTCATTGCTAAAGAAATTACATCAGCTAAACTGGAATTCAAAAATTCTAATTCAAGAGGCAGCACAAACACAATTTTTTCAGTATTTTTGATTAAATTTTCAGTATAAAACTTGTCTAAAAGTCTATTCAGAGAAAGTTTTATCTCACTATAATATGGTGATTTAATTTGTTTTAACGAATCTAAAAAACTTGTAGTCAAGTAATAATGCTCTTTAGTAGATTCTGAGTAATATTTCGTCATTTTATCAGTGTAAATAACATTTTTATTGACGTGATCAATAGCATCAATTACTCTTTGATAGTTTGTATTATTCGCATTTGAAATTTTAGCCTCAGGATTTATGAAATTATCATAATAATGAGTTTTTTTTGCGCTGAAGTTTAGCGAGTATTTATTCAAAACTTGTGTAATTAAATTTCTAAATTTAAAACCAAATCCACTATAAAAATTCAACCAATCAATTTTAGTTTCATCGAATCCATACATCAATTGTTCATAAAGATTGCGTGTTTTATTCAATTCTATTCTATCCTTGAACATTAATGTTTGAGTTTTTATATTAGGGGTTTGAATAATATTTAATTTTACTGCTGAATTTTGTGATTTAAATTTATCCAAAAGATTTTGTTGTTGGGAACTATTGAACAAGGACAAATATTCCGATGTTATTAATCCTTGTTCATATTCATTAAGAATGTGTAATCTGTGAGTATTTCGGTCGACTTTACCAACTGGATTATATTTCACTAAAACTCGCTTAATATCTGCGTTTGTAAGCGATATATATTCAGTATGTTTAAAATCATTAACCCTCATTGCGTAGGCTCCGCCGAAATAACCATGTTGACTATAAGCGCTAAAAATCTTATTTGACACAATTTGTTCTAGCAATAGTTGAAAATTTTTTGTTGAATTTAAAGCAAAAAATACACGATTTTGCTCAAAATTATTCTTATTTAAGACATTATTAAACCCAACTAATTCAAGTTCTCTTAACTGCTGTTTGGATAAATTGGCATTTATAAGCGAGTTTAAAACATCAAAGCCAGAAATTAATAATCCAGTTTGTTTTCCCTCGTTATCAAATCATGGCTTATTCTGCGGAATGCTAAACTCAATAGATTTGGCATCTTTTAGGACATTGAAAAAATGACGGGAATTAATTGATTTTTTATTTTTGCTATATATTTGATAAATATATTTTTTATAACCCCTATTAATGTCAGGTTTAACAAAATCATGAGGATTTTGAAATTCATTTGAACTGTCTGTATCAAAAATGTGTTCTGTGCCATTGCTATCTATAATTTTGATGCCATCAATAATGCCGAATTTTAAAAATTTAGCACTAATTCCGTCTTTTTGAAAGTATTTATTTAAATAGTCGTATTTAGATTCGCCAACATATGCATAGCGTAATAAGTAGTTGCCGGTTAGCGAATCGTTAAGCGTGCTTCGTTGTGCGAATATGCCTGATATTGGATGAAATTGTGTTAAATTAGTATTTGGACTGTTTTTTTCGATAATGTAAGTGCTTTTAGGTATTTTTAAAGCGGCAACGCAGCTTAGAGGAAGTGGCAAAAAAGAAAACAGTGTTAAGCCAGATAAATATTTTAAAAATTTAGACATAATCACCTCTTATATTGTTGTAAGCGCTATTAAGCCCTAACACAATTATTTTTAAACTAAATACATAAAGAGAAATCAACGCCGTAATAAATCATAAATATGCAGAATTAGAACCAAAAATATTAACTGCTTCTTTAATAAGAGTACCAATGTTTAATGTCTCTAAATCAATATCAAAAATTGAAATTGCCGCTATTGAGACTAAAATTAAATTTATTTGCTCAATAGCTTGAATACAAGCATGAAAGAAAACTGGTTTGAACAAGCTTTTGTGCAACAAGTAAAATTTAGTATAACCACACGAAATTTCTGCTTTTGTACTTTCACGTTGCATAATTTCATAAGCTCTCTGATATGAACTTAAAATAATAATAAACGTTGAAATAAAACTATATAAAACTATTGAATTAATTAGAGTGTTTTTGATCACCAAGAATAAAACCGATGCAATTATTAAATAAGGGATAAATGTGTAAGTTGACAGTATTTTTTCAACAATTACGCTTAATTTTCTATTGAAATAAACTGCAAATATGCATCCTAAATAAACTCCTAAAATCAATGCGATTAAAGCACTAATGATTGATATTACAATCGCATTTTTAAAGGCGTATAAAATACGCGCAAATATATCTATGCCATCGGCATTGGTACCTAAAAGGTGAGTATTATTATCGTTAAAGATTGCATAATTATTTGCTATAACTTCGTAAGTTCTTAGTCCATCGTTATTATTAATGATTTCATTTATACTGATATTATTCGGATTTAAAATTCGAAGCTCGCGATAAACGTCTAAATCAGCACCCTCAGGCAAAATAATTTTTTTAAATGGAGAGATTGTTGATGGTAAATTTGAATTTAGTGCAGTTGCTTTATTGATTGGAACAAATGCATCTTGATTATTAAAAAGTGATGAAAAGATTAAAAATAAGATCAACAATATTGCAATAATAACTCCGCATATATTAAGCTTTGAGCTAAAAAACCTCAATCAAAAACGTTTAGCCGAAGAAATTGGCTCCGTTGGCGATAAATAAGATAGTTTCTTTTGCGCGAGTGAAAACTGATTTATTTTCTTCATTTAAATACCCCGCTTCAAAACTGAAAATATTTTCGCTTTTCATCTAGAACATAGATTGCTAACAAACATATTTCTTTAATAACAAAAATAACCACAACATTTAACAATATAGCGTAATTTAAAAGTAAAAAATATTCAGCACTCTTTAAATATTGAAAAATGAATGATTGACCTGGCATATAGAAAAATCTTTCAAGAACCATTGCATATGTCATTAAGTAAATATATATAAATATAATGTTTTGTAAATAATGACTTATCCAATTCCGAACTAAAACTGCTCAAAAAATCTTAAAATTGCTCATACCATTAGCTTTCGCCCACAAATAATAATCAGAAAAAATTATTTTATAAATTATTGGGTAATTAATCGCAATATTTAAAGGCAGCACAAATAAAACTAAAGCTAAAATTGGAGTTAATAACGAAAACGCCGTCGCAGCAATAGAACCATAATATTTATCAATATAAGTAATTGGCAATGCAATTTGTTTGTTAAAAATTAAAACAAAGGAACCAAAAATAAAAATCGGTATTGAACTTAAAGCTATTAAAAATGAATTTAAGATTGTTAAAAACTTATTTTTGGTCCACTTACACATCCAATAAGCTAAAGCGAAGCCTAAAACAAAAATGAATATAAAGCTGATTGTAACTAAAAGCAAACTGAAACCAAAATACTGATTAAATACTGAGTTTATACTCATTTTTGGCGATAAATTAAGGTCACCGTAATTAAATTTTAATAAATTTCCTAAGTAGTTAAATGAGTCATAAATTGTGTAATC
The Mycoplasmopsis californica genome window above contains:
- a CDS encoding MAG3240 family lipoprotein; the protein is MLKKIAFLAPISIMTVITTLSCNHSVKLAKNEKIVYKTTQNNSIYEIFTFDQLKIINDFQPIFSKVNNQLLKSSDITFKNNDIYIKNKYRLSRITPNIRFPKKIKLELKKKNDFVYIEESNKSNLDTDQYQFLFKNYDYIFKTENIDWPGINNIFSRIAKSALNDDLNILIPNFIPPSWIRAKAWIKNNEQIEYWEKLILLELKRFDFGQLNSIEKVKITPVSYIEKVEGKVLKNAPVIKIDFLDKDNKSLLPNEIRQQEWIIGNIDNLFLLPNNVQNRQKFQSLFKDYNSKSDFNHTLDIDDDQILFNEYINPYFGDITILKYRNKYTLNDNQYELYVNPQYNFNHATARSFAWFLKNQYSNFEISVPQWRKNIDAKYTLKNVKINNKYLNGTQSLIELDVEVTRINGTKKMYKWYSIDINAHYHTFAQYKTSADFDWNSNLVYGWNEKIEKDIKIKPKEVVDPNVFYEKILPKLMSIQIYRLKNYLALFNNRPMDKYEAHLALKNSDFWEQFKTKLGIDIFKYLVGTSIQEKDWVDDFAIQIIGLDNQAGSILVRVDLLDKDKKSLLNTQNRTKILRIGGFNGYDFKLINEQIAKYNIEEINLEYLIKNRALKLKNPNNIVDFVTWKDKYEN
- a CDS encoding OppA family ABC transporter substrate-binding lipoprotein, with amino-acid sequence MSKFLKYLSGLTLFSFLPLPLSCVAALKIPKSTYIIEKNSPNTNLTQFHPISGIFAQRSTLNDSLTGNYLLRYAYVGESKYDYLNKYFQKDGISAKFLKFGIIDGIKIIDSNGTEHIFDTDSSNEFQNPHDFVKPDINRGYKKYIYQIYSKNKKSINSRHFFNVLKDAKSIEFSIPQNKPWFDNEGKQTGLLISGFDVLNSLINANLSKQQLRELELVGFNNVLNKNNFEQNRVFFALNSTKNFQLLLEQIVSNKIFSAYSQHGYFGGAYAMRVNDFKHTEYISLTNADIKRVLVKYNPVGKVDRNTHRLHILNEYEQGLITSEYLSLFNSSQQQNLLDKFKSQNSAVKLNIIQTPNIKTQTLMFKDRIELNKTRNLYEQLMYGFDETKIDWLNFYSGFGFKFRNLITQVLNKYSLNFSAKKTHYYDNFINPEAKISNANNTNYQRVIDAIDHVNKNVIYTDKMTKYYSESTKEHYYLTTSFLDSLKQIKSPYYSEIKLSLNRLLDKFYTENLIKNTEKIVFVLPLELEFLNSSLADVISLAMNELDSRLIVKLVDVSSELAKKYYNKHEFVSKNTMEYLNNLFLTKDNNLIRALEFLDSKNTPNLTKIKQHFENFFGNLNTDKILTGVNYPAKINEFIFQIHQKLTYWEIINLINEIKILYSVPYNLSASVDLESFKYELVQPWIIKPTRDDNLVYYEDIKIKEE
- a CDS encoding ABC transporter permease subunit; translation: MKKINQFSLAQKKLSYLSPTEPISSAKRFWLRFFSSKLNICGVIIAILLILFLIFSSLFNNQDAFVPINKATALNSNLPSTISPFKKIILPEGADLDVYRELRILNPNNISINEIINNNDGLRTYEVIANNYAIFNDNNTHLLGTNADGIDIFARILYAFKNAIVISIISALIALILGVYLGCIFAVYFNRKLSVIVEKILSTYTFIPYLIIASVLFLVIKNTLINSIVLYSFISTFIIILSSYQRAYEIMQRESTKAEISCGYTKFYLLHKSLFKPVFFHACIQAIEQINLILVSIAAISIFDIDLETLNIGTLIKEAVNIFGSNSAYLWFITALISLYVFSLKIIVLGLNSAYNNIRGDYV
- a CDS encoding ABC transporter permease subunit is translated as MSLMKFLNVLMYVFKSAGLNFLIILATIFSFNLAMGSFLLSDYTIYDSFNYLGNLLKFNYGDLNLSPKMSINSVFNQYFGFSLLLVTISFIFIFVLGFALAYWMCKWTKNKFLTILNSFLIALSSIPIFIFGSFVLIFNKQIALPITYIDKYYGSIAATAFSLLTPILALVLFVLPLNIAINYPIIYKIIFSDYYLWAKANGMSNFKIFWAVLVRNWISHYLQNIIFIYIYLMTYAMVLERFFYMPGQSFIFQYLKSAEYFLLLNYAILLNVVVIFVIKEICLLAIYVLDEKRKYFQFWSGVFKWRK